The Syngnathoides biaculeatus isolate LvHL_M chromosome 6, ASM1980259v1, whole genome shotgun sequence genome has a window encoding:
- the lysmd4 gene encoding lysM and putative peptidoglycan-binding domain-containing protein 4, with the protein MRRGEYVPHAFQAPVDVHASADGQVYMFKRKADGTTASSDDDDEEEDSEELSLMEMRPRVFQEPEQDRLGNFHLLQRDVLDGDNLNKLALQYGCKVADIKRVNNLMLEQDLFALKCIKIPVPKHSFLTETYADPSDYLEEMPPRDQPHRHQVMDFRIEVDNDTEKLIPTTDNGDVDLLNDRPKMSGPRGQKAQGADWGIQWWNAVVAMLLIGIVLPLFYIIYFKTKHSGTASPADDGVTSSSVTSNSSESGVFGTTGPEPG; encoded by the exons ATGCGGCGCGGGGAGTACGTGCCGCACGCGTTCCAAGCCCCGGTGGACGTTCATGCCAGCGCCGATGGCCAGGTGTACATGTTCAAGAGGAAAGCCGACGGCACGACCGCGTCgtcggacgacgacgacgaggaggaggattCGGAGGAACTCAGTCTGATGGAAATGAGACCTCGGGTGTTCCAGGAGCCCGAGCAGGACAGGCTGGGGAACTTCCACCTGCTGCAACGGGACGTGCTGGACGGCGACAATCTCAACAAGCTGGCGTTGCAGTATGGATGCAAG GTGGCAGACATAAAGCGCGTGAACAACCTCATGCTGGAGCAGGATTTATTTGCGCTGAAATGCATCAAAATTCCTGTTCCCAAGCACAGCTTTTTAACTGAAACTTACGCAGACCCGAGTGACTATCTAGAGGAAATGCCCCCCAGGGACCAGCCGCATAGACACCAGGTTATGGACTTCCGCATCGAGGTGGACAACGACACGGAGAAACTAATCCCAACCACGGACAACGGCGATGTGGATCTGTTGAACGACAGGCCCAAAATGTCAGGCCCAAGAGGGCAGAAGGCCCAGGGGGCAGACTGGGGGATCCAGTGGTGGAACGCCGTGGTGGCCATGCTGCTCATCGGCATTGTCCTACCCTTGTTTTATATCATTTACTTCAAAACCAAACACAGCGGTACGGCCTCGCCAGCGGATGACGGCGTGACGTCATCTTCTGTCACGTCAAACAGCTCTGAGAGCGGCGTCTTCGGTACCACTGGACCTGAGCCAGGATAG
- the alkbh3 gene encoding alpha-ketoglutarate-dependent dioxygenase alkB homolog 3 isoform X2 → MSDKRQRARVQGSWAKQLPKQSRPAVPLSQIASPAAASWGIRRQTMPGNFEFHQPIERVRDVPPERVIDQAGDYEISHGPSGVSRLRLLPDFLPAQEADWMFSKLLAELPWSQKTNIRQGEAYAEPRLTCWFGELPYTYARSTMAANTQWHPLLQTLRTLVTEASGGSGGGGDRFNSLLCNLYRDGHDSIGWHSDDEASLGHQPLIASLSLGDSRVFSLRKNPPPHQVAKEYHDRGPRINLTFRNMYPEPQGYRPGTKLRFTPKYTHRSHFQFSSEKP, encoded by the exons ATGTCGGATAAACGCCAGCGAGCCAGGGTGCAGGGCTCCTGGGCCAAACAGCTTCCTAAACAATCAAGACCAGCAG TTCCCCTCAGCCAAATTGCCAGTCCTGCTGCCGCATCTTGGGGGATTCGTCGGCAGACAATGCCTGGGAATTTTGAGTTCCACCAACCTATTGAG CGCGTTAGAGATGTTCCGCCAGAGAGAGTTATTGA CCAGGCAGGTGATTATGAGATCAGCCATGGACCATCAGGAGTGTCCAG ACTGCGGCTGCTGCCTGACTTCCTCCCAGCACAGGAGGCTGACTGGATGTTCAGTAAGCTGCTGGCAGAACTTCCCTGGTCTCAAAAAACCAACATCAGACAAG GTGAGGCCTACGCAGAGCCGCGGCTGACGTGCTGGTTCGGAGAGTTGCCATACACGTACGCTCGCTCCACCATGGCCGCCAACACTCAG TGGCATCCGTTGCTGCAGACCCTTCGCACTCTGGTCACCGAGGCAAGCGGCGGttctggcggcggcggcgaccgcTTCAACTCGCTGCTGTGCAATCTGTACCGAGACGGCCACGACAGCATCGGTTGGCACAGCGACGACGAGGCGTCGTTGGGCCACCAGCCCCTAATTGCTTCGCTCAGCCTGGGcgacagcagggtgttcagccTCCGCAAGAACCCGCCTCCG CATCAGGTGGCTAAGGAGTACCACGACCGTGGCCCTCGCATCAACTTGACCTTCAGGAACATGTACCCCGAGCCACAGGGCTACCGGCCAGGCACCAAGCTGCGCTTTACCCCTAAGTATACACACAGGTctcattttcagttttcttcTGAAAAGCCCTGA
- the alkbh3 gene encoding alpha-ketoglutarate-dependent dioxygenase alkB homolog 3 isoform X1, with protein MSDKRQRARVQGSWAKQLPKQSRPAVPLSQIASPAAASWGIRRQTMPGNFEFHQPIERVRDVPPERVIDQAGDYEISHGPSGVSRLRLLPDFLPAQEADWMFSKLLAELPWSQKTNIRQGEAYAEPRLTCWFGELPYTYARSTMAANTQWHPLLQTLRTLVTEASGGSGGGGDRFNSLLCNLYRDGHDSIGWHSDDEASLGHQPLIASLSLGDSRVFSLRKNPPPEENGDYTYVERIKVPLGHGTLLLMEGATQDDWQHQVAKEYHDRGPRINLTFRNMYPEPQGYRPGTKLRFTPKYTHRSHFQFSSEKP; from the exons ATGTCGGATAAACGCCAGCGAGCCAGGGTGCAGGGCTCCTGGGCCAAACAGCTTCCTAAACAATCAAGACCAGCAG TTCCCCTCAGCCAAATTGCCAGTCCTGCTGCCGCATCTTGGGGGATTCGTCGGCAGACAATGCCTGGGAATTTTGAGTTCCACCAACCTATTGAG CGCGTTAGAGATGTTCCGCCAGAGAGAGTTATTGA CCAGGCAGGTGATTATGAGATCAGCCATGGACCATCAGGAGTGTCCAG ACTGCGGCTGCTGCCTGACTTCCTCCCAGCACAGGAGGCTGACTGGATGTTCAGTAAGCTGCTGGCAGAACTTCCCTGGTCTCAAAAAACCAACATCAGACAAG GTGAGGCCTACGCAGAGCCGCGGCTGACGTGCTGGTTCGGAGAGTTGCCATACACGTACGCTCGCTCCACCATGGCCGCCAACACTCAG TGGCATCCGTTGCTGCAGACCCTTCGCACTCTGGTCACCGAGGCAAGCGGCGGttctggcggcggcggcgaccgcTTCAACTCGCTGCTGTGCAATCTGTACCGAGACGGCCACGACAGCATCGGTTGGCACAGCGACGACGAGGCGTCGTTGGGCCACCAGCCCCTAATTGCTTCGCTCAGCCTGGGcgacagcagggtgttcagccTCCGCAAGAACCCGCCTCCG GAGGAAAATGGTGACTACACCTACGTGGAGCGCATTAAGGTTCCCCTGGGTCACGGCACGCTGCTTTTGATGGAAGGAGCCACGCAGGATGACTGGCAG CATCAGGTGGCTAAGGAGTACCACGACCGTGGCCCTCGCATCAACTTGACCTTCAGGAACATGTACCCCGAGCCACAGGGCTACCGGCCAGGCACCAAGCTGCGCTTTACCCCTAAGTATACACACAGGTctcattttcagttttcttcTGAAAAGCCCTGA